A genomic window from Cricetulus griseus strain 17A/GY chromosome 4, alternate assembly CriGri-PICRH-1.0, whole genome shotgun sequence includes:
- the LOC113835174 gene encoding proline-rich protein 23A3-like codes for MLGPRPRSPEDDLLQEELNPAKRHRVQEPSEHPREDLPSIVVVPAGYALKIHLEDCDLLLEPTPGSITQVSHPGFGINIILVPQDLQVVAQPGQPVDGPCRPQEASPVDMAQEHLLVLQQGSASASDSHIESWENASCPARGSQESFKTPERQSPAVRVPEPSVPFTEKLSPMFESPLPPWPRSPSTPPSAERYAPWSIWSLRDSTMLPLPSSPLQPLPPSPLWSLQALAPENHQKSRCTPCKTRKRLF; via the coding sequence ATGTTGGGACCACGGCCCCGCAGCCCTGAAGacgatctactacaagaagaacTGAACCCCGCCAAGCGCCACCGTGTCCAAGAACCCAGCGAGCACCCCAGGGAGGATCTCCCCTCCATCGTGGTGGTGCCTGCTGGCTATGCCCTGAAAATCCACCTGGAAGACTGCGACCTGCTGCTGGAGCCCACCCCTGGCTCGATCACGCAAGTGTCGCACCCTGGATTTGGAATCAACATTATCCTGGTCCCACAGGACCTTCAGGTAGTCGCCCAGCCTGGACAGCCTGTGGATGGCCCCTGCAGGCCCCAGGAGGCCAGCCCCGTGGACATGGCCCAGGAACACCTACTCGTCCTGCAGCAGGGATCCGCCAGTGCTTCTGATTCACACATCGAAAGCTGGGAAAACGCCTCTTGCCCTGCTCGAGGATCTCAAGAGTCCTTCAAGACGCCAGAGAGGCAGTCTCCAGCTGTCAGGGTCCCGGAGCCCTCTGTCCCCTTCACCGAGAAGCTAAGCCCCATGTTTGAGAGCCCACTGCCGCCTTGGCCCCGGTCTCCATCCACCCCTCCTAGTGCGGAGAGGTATGCTCCCTGGTCCATCTGGAGCCTCAGAGACAGCACGATGTTGCCTCTACCCAGCTCACCACTGCagcctctccctccatctcctctaTGGAGTCTGCAAGCCCTGGCCCCTGAGAATCATCAGAAGTCCCGATGCACTCCATGCAAGACCCGGAAACGCCTCTTCTAG